The following proteins are co-located in the Maridesulfovibrio sp. genome:
- a CDS encoding biotin carboxylase N-terminal domain-containing protein, with amino-acid sequence MNPKTDKVLIANRGEIAVRIMQACKDLGLSFVSVYTAEDKDSGHVTLARKLGGEEAIYMIRSYNDAGDILSVADETMCTAVHPGYGFFSENFRFARRVTERDRPMTFIGPSWWVIRDLGDKINTKRLARKLGVPTIPGSDRAIYDELEAEEIASNLFEFQKEQGVRNPVVLVKASAGGGGMGIDEVYSIEEFRQVYRRIRNYSLRTFNDEGVLIEQRIFNFNHLEVQIVSERSGKKHVHFGTRNCSVQSPGRQKRIEVAPGFFPESIAYSFDAKKVLDDIVEHSLSMAREINYDNVGTWEWIVTPKGAPFLMEVNTRIQVENGVSAAISRIKGNPDVNLIKEQIRLALGDELGYTQDDITFEGVGIEYRIIAEDTDEKFAPWAGEIENLRWDDHNWLRMHTHIPKDLPYQIPTEFDPNLALAIIWGKDLEESKKRGLEFLDEFVLEGKDRKEVSLKSNLKFLAKKTTNILEF; translated from the coding sequence TTGAATCCCAAAACAGATAAAGTACTTATTGCTAACCGAGGCGAGATCGCCGTGCGTATCATGCAGGCATGTAAAGATCTCGGACTCAGTTTTGTCAGCGTATACACGGCAGAGGACAAGGATTCCGGGCACGTAACTCTCGCAAGGAAGCTCGGAGGCGAAGAAGCGATCTATATGATCAGATCCTACAACGATGCAGGGGATATCCTCTCCGTTGCAGACGAAACCATGTGTACCGCGGTACACCCGGGCTACGGCTTCTTCTCTGAAAACTTTCGTTTTGCCCGCAGGGTAACCGAAAGGGATCGTCCCATGACCTTCATCGGACCTTCCTGGTGGGTAATCCGCGACCTTGGTGACAAAATTAACACCAAACGTCTTGCAAGAAAACTCGGAGTTCCCACCATCCCCGGTTCCGACAGGGCAATTTACGATGAACTGGAAGCGGAAGAAATCGCGTCCAACCTGTTTGAATTTCAGAAAGAACAGGGAGTACGTAATCCCGTTGTTCTCGTAAAGGCATCCGCAGGCGGCGGTGGTATGGGTATTGACGAAGTGTATTCCATCGAGGAATTTCGTCAGGTTTACCGCCGTATCAGAAACTACTCCCTGCGTACCTTCAACGACGAAGGCGTACTTATTGAACAGCGTATCTTCAACTTCAACCACCTTGAAGTTCAGATCGTTTCCGAACGCTCCGGCAAGAAACATGTCCACTTCGGCACCCGTAACTGCTCCGTACAGAGCCCCGGACGCCAGAAGAGGATCGAAGTCGCACCCGGCTTCTTCCCTGAAAGCATCGCTTATTCCTTTGATGCCAAGAAAGTTCTCGACGACATTGTGGAACACTCCCTGAGCATGGCCCGTGAAATCAATTATGACAACGTGGGAACATGGGAATGGATTGTAACCCCCAAGGGCGCCCCCTTCCTCATGGAAGTAAACACCCGTATTCAGGTTGAAAACGGTGTTTCCGCTGCCATTTCACGCATCAAGGGCAACCCGGACGTAAACCTGATCAAAGAACAGATCAGACTCGCCCTCGGGGATGAGCTGGGCTACACTCAGGACGACATCACATTCGAAGGTGTGGGAATCGAATACAGAATCATTGCTGAAGACACAGACGAGAAATTCGCTCCTTGGGCAGGCGAAATCGAGAATCTCCGCTGGGATGACCATAATTGGCTCAGAATGCATACCCATATCCCAAAAGACCTGCCCTACCAGATTCCCACAGAATTTGACCCCAACCTGGCACTGGCCATCATCTGGGGCAAGGACCTTGAGGAATCCAAGAAACGCGGACTCGAATTCCTTGATGAATTCGTTCTGGAAGGCAAGGACAGAAAGGAAGTATCCCTGAAGTCCAACCTTAAGTTTCTGGCCAAGAAAACAACAAACATACTGGAATTCTAA
- a CDS encoding TetR/AcrR family transcriptional regulator: MTKKDTVLKAAKELFGELGYSGTTFKKIADRAGVAVGLLSHHYGNKEKLFRAAGFDVAERLTQALQDEVVQAENGFDAVYRFARRYLEFSVDPDEDFLVLIRCSPYSDLKTGEDRDAMVHKFVQIPVLLENCVARGVRDGSIPNLPVSETAAVVQCNLVGAVRTNLLTPYSPPSLYKEILNFISRALKAA, from the coding sequence ATGACCAAAAAGGATACAGTTTTAAAGGCGGCTAAAGAGCTTTTCGGAGAGCTTGGATATAGTGGTACTACATTCAAGAAGATCGCAGATCGCGCCGGCGTTGCAGTGGGGTTGCTTTCCCACCATTACGGGAACAAGGAAAAGCTTTTCCGAGCGGCCGGTTTTGACGTTGCTGAACGTTTGACTCAGGCTTTGCAGGATGAAGTGGTGCAGGCAGAGAACGGTTTTGATGCCGTGTATAGATTTGCCCGCCGCTATCTTGAGTTTTCAGTTGATCCTGATGAGGATTTTCTGGTGCTGATTCGATGTTCACCTTACAGTGATCTGAAGACCGGAGAAGATCGAGACGCAATGGTTCACAAGTTTGTCCAGATTCCAGTTCTGCTTGAAAACTGTGTTGCCCGCGGTGTGCGTGACGGTTCCATTCCCAACCTGCCTGTTTCAGAAACTGCTGCGGTTGTACAGTGTAACCTTGTTGGTGCAGTCAGGACCAATCTGCTTACTCCGTACAGTCCTCCCAGTCTTTATAAGGAAATCTTGAATTTTATCAGCAGGGCTCTTAAGGCTGCTTAG
- a CDS encoding Y-family DNA polymerase produces MRIFALVDCNNFYVSCERLFRPKLRLRPVVVLSNNDGCVISRSQEAKDIGVPMGAPAYKYHSFFLQNNVEIFSSNYALYGDLSQRVTATLASLTPNLEVYSIDESFLEFPPCMLRELPSIGKEIRTRILKWTGIPVSVGFGPTKTLAKIASRFAKKHPQTEGTFSLCARNDLDRLLEKVPVTGVWGIGRRHGKRLIGRGVSTARAFKDLPNLWLKKNMSVTGLHTALELRGTPCFELDNSPKPKKTISSSRSFGRPVSTLSDLEESVATYISRAGEKLREQQSLTNGVMVYLTTNRFNNLPQYSNSATRMLPIATDYTPELINIGLQCIRSIYKEGFSYKKTGIVLLDLCGKYNQQCNLLELDNKAESTKKEALMNLLDSANTRFGRRTLSYASEGIKQPWQMNRKHKSPAYTTNWDELPRIG; encoded by the coding sequence ATGAGAATCTTTGCGCTGGTGGATTGCAATAATTTCTACGTTTCCTGCGAAAGGCTGTTCCGCCCGAAACTCAGACTCCGTCCGGTTGTAGTTCTCTCTAATAATGATGGCTGCGTAATCTCGCGCTCACAGGAGGCAAAAGACATCGGCGTACCAATGGGAGCTCCGGCATATAAATATCACTCATTTTTCCTGCAAAATAATGTTGAAATATTTTCATCCAATTACGCTCTTTACGGCGACCTTTCGCAACGAGTAACCGCAACTCTGGCCTCCCTCACTCCAAACCTTGAGGTCTACTCCATCGACGAATCTTTCCTTGAATTTCCGCCCTGCATGCTCCGAGAACTACCATCTATAGGAAAAGAAATCAGAACCAGAATTCTCAAATGGACCGGAATACCGGTCTCCGTAGGATTCGGCCCCACAAAAACACTGGCCAAGATTGCCAGCCGATTTGCAAAAAAACATCCACAAACAGAAGGAACATTCAGCCTTTGCGCCAGAAATGATCTGGACCGGCTGCTGGAGAAAGTTCCGGTAACTGGCGTCTGGGGCATCGGCAGACGACACGGTAAAAGATTAATAGGACGAGGAGTCAGTACCGCACGAGCCTTTAAAGACCTGCCGAACCTCTGGCTCAAAAAAAATATGTCCGTTACAGGATTGCATACCGCCCTGGAACTGCGCGGAACCCCCTGCTTTGAATTGGACAATTCGCCGAAACCCAAAAAAACAATATCCTCATCCCGTTCTTTCGGACGTCCTGTTTCAACCCTGTCCGACCTTGAAGAGTCCGTTGCAACCTATATCTCCAGAGCAGGAGAAAAACTGCGCGAGCAGCAATCACTTACCAACGGAGTCATGGTCTATCTGACCACCAACCGCTTCAACAATCTGCCACAATACTCCAACTCCGCCACCCGCATGCTGCCCATTGCCACGGACTACACACCGGAACTGATCAACATCGGACTGCAATGCATCCGTTCCATATATAAGGAAGGGTTCAGCTATAAAAAGACAGGAATCGTTCTGCTCGACCTTTGCGGAAAGTACAACCAGCAGTGCAATTTGCTGGAACTGGACAATAAAGCCGAATCAACAAAAAAAGAGGCCCTCATGAACCTACTGGACTCAGCCAATACACGCTTCGGCAGACGCACCCTCAGCTATGCTTCCGAGGGCATTAAGCAGCCGTGGCAAATGAACAGAAAGCACAAATCACCAGCCTACACCACTAACTGGGACGAACTGCCGAGAATTGGATAA
- a CDS encoding carboxyl transferase domain-containing protein — protein MDIEKKLDGLIKRVQYARDILGEAEDRRLTAFAGKLDAFLETSINKTQEELWDKLNTYDESLAVLEKDIDKTLSAMDKVRIVRHSERICLEDILENVYDNYTVVGGKDDMSIDPGMVIARAYITRRVGKKVHNQPVMVVGQEKGHGQEFRNGGCIKPWGNANALRYMKVAARENIPIHTYVFTPGSYPVEDYPGAAQQIAENIYEMCGLDVPIISVISEGGSGGAEAIAMADKRLMLSHGYYSVISPEGAAAIEGRIRGGERAPAELIETCAKSQCITADDNLRFGYIDGIIREPALGARPEHFDFYKMVRSEVVRATDEVVLSVKGLRLFSKAAIKNHNKKDITDESVFVRWQISPNAKDRLLWKRYKKYRRMAQDAFDDKRSFLEKLNSAKVDAMAAAYSTVRYDMIRKYQSKIQALADEAKDEMHVVTNKFDKLKHMLLGKMGASTKSVSEVEAALTKLSVDAEPDTPPSDYRHYISPRASEDKEITCPNAEKNGCLEIWSRDLFDEFAGVCPTCGHHFPMEYRWYMANLFDWGTVREFNKSICSANPTGFPNFQERLDGAKAKTGLQSGCITFEGAIKHTKVTCATLVAPFRGGSVGAAEGEKFIRALELAGKKRYPFLAYVHGTAGIRIQEGTNGLIQMPRVTMAVRRYIESGGLYIVLYDTNSYAGPVASFLGCSPYQYAVRSSRIGFAGPGVIKETTGMEIPPDYHSAYNALSRGHIQDIWDRRDIRRNLHQAFLTVGGRNLYYR, from the coding sequence ATGGATATAGAAAAGAAACTGGACGGGTTAATCAAGAGGGTCCAGTATGCGCGTGATATTCTCGGTGAAGCCGAGGACAGACGCCTTACTGCATTCGCAGGCAAGCTTGATGCCTTCCTTGAAACCAGCATAAATAAGACTCAGGAAGAGCTGTGGGACAAACTCAACACTTACGATGAGAGCCTCGCAGTACTGGAAAAAGACATCGACAAAACCCTGTCCGCCATGGACAAGGTCCGTATCGTACGTCATTCCGAAAGAATCTGCCTCGAAGACATCCTTGAAAACGTATACGACAACTACACTGTCGTAGGTGGTAAGGATGACATGAGCATCGACCCCGGCATGGTTATCGCCCGGGCCTACATCACCCGCCGCGTGGGCAAGAAAGTCCACAACCAGCCGGTAATGGTCGTAGGTCAGGAAAAGGGCCACGGTCAGGAGTTCCGCAACGGCGGCTGTATCAAACCGTGGGGTAATGCCAACGCCCTGCGCTACATGAAAGTTGCTGCACGCGAGAACATTCCCATTCACACCTACGTATTCACCCCCGGTTCCTATCCGGTGGAAGATTACCCCGGTGCTGCTCAGCAGATCGCAGAAAACATCTACGAAATGTGCGGTCTTGATGTGCCCATCATTTCCGTTATTTCCGAAGGCGGTTCCGGTGGTGCTGAAGCAATCGCCATGGCCGATAAACGTCTCATGCTTTCCCACGGTTACTATTCCGTTATCTCACCCGAAGGTGCTGCCGCAATTGAAGGCCGTATCCGCGGTGGAGAACGTGCTCCCGCCGAGCTGATCGAAACCTGTGCCAAATCCCAGTGCATTACTGCGGACGACAACCTGCGTTTCGGTTATATCGACGGAATCATCCGTGAGCCTGCACTTGGCGCACGTCCCGAGCATTTCGATTTCTACAAGATGGTCCGCTCTGAAGTAGTTCGGGCCACAGATGAAGTGGTTCTGAGCGTTAAGGGCCTTCGCCTCTTCAGTAAGGCTGCCATCAAGAACCATAATAAAAAAGATATCACAGACGAATCCGTATTCGTCCGCTGGCAGATCAGCCCCAATGCAAAAGACAGGCTGCTCTGGAAGCGTTACAAAAAATACCGCCGCATGGCACAGGATGCTTTCGACGACAAGCGTTCCTTCCTTGAAAAGCTCAACTCCGCAAAAGTTGATGCCATGGCCGCAGCATACTCCACCGTACGCTACGACATGATCAGGAAGTACCAGTCCAAGATTCAGGCCCTTGCAGATGAAGCCAAGGACGAAATGCATGTTGTGACCAACAAGTTCGATAAGCTCAAGCACATGCTCCTCGGCAAGATGGGCGCAAGCACCAAGAGCGTGTCTGAAGTTGAAGCGGCACTGACCAAGCTTTCCGTTGATGCGGAACCGGACACTCCGCCATCTGATTACCGTCACTACATCAGCCCCCGTGCCAGCGAAGACAAGGAAATCACCTGTCCCAACGCTGAGAAGAACGGCTGTCTCGAAATCTGGTCCCGTGACCTTTTCGACGAATTCGCCGGGGTATGCCCCACCTGCGGACACCATTTCCCCATGGAATACCGCTGGTACATGGCTAACCTCTTCGACTGGGGCACAGTACGTGAATTCAACAAATCAATATGCTCTGCCAACCCCACCGGCTTCCCTAACTTTCAGGAAAGGCTGGACGGCGCAAAAGCCAAAACCGGGCTTCAGTCCGGCTGCATCACCTTTGAAGGTGCCATCAAACACACCAAGGTGACCTGCGCCACTCTCGTAGCCCCCTTCCGCGGCGGTTCCGTAGGAGCGGCAGAAGGTGAAAAATTCATCCGCGCCCTTGAGCTGGCAGGTAAGAAACGTTATCCCTTCCTCGCATACGTTCACGGTACTGCCGGTATCCGTATTCAGGAAGGAACCAACGGTCTGATCCAGATGCCGCGTGTAACCATGGCTGTACGCCGCTACATTGAGTCCGGCGGACTCTACATCGTTCTTTACGATACCAACTCCTACGCCGGACCGGTGGCAAGTTTCCTCGGCTGCTCCCCTTACCAGTACGCTGTGCGCTCTTCACGCATCGGTTTCGCCGGTCCGGGTGTTATCAAGGAAACTACCGGTATGGAAATCCCGCCGGATTACCATTCCGCATACAACGCGCTCTCCAGAGGTCACATTCAGGACATCTGGGACCGCCGCGATATCCGCCGCAACCTGCATCAGGCTTTCCTGACCGTAGGTGGCCGCAACCTCTATTACAGATAG
- a CDS encoding tetratricopeptide repeat protein gives MNKTFTSIRTKATLIGLPLIIAALLTGCGTKNEAAGLHQTGTVAFMLNKDKAASVYFEKAIDANPEYGPSYIMLGDCYLREGKYKEAVDVISRGLKLELEQGHIRLAHRKLARAYKELGNSEKALEHITIYTRMSVWQDKFTPQKISETETFVAELNLPDEQKDLAVDKIMEESNKAKAGPVIEESQEEETDILNMISFGLI, from the coding sequence ATGAATAAAACATTTACCAGCATCAGGACCAAGGCGACCTTGATCGGACTGCCCCTGATCATCGCAGCCCTGCTTACAGGTTGCGGCACAAAAAACGAAGCCGCAGGGCTCCACCAGACAGGAACCGTCGCCTTCATGCTCAATAAGGACAAGGCGGCCTCTGTCTACTTTGAAAAGGCAATAGACGCCAATCCGGAATACGGCCCCAGCTATATAATGCTCGGCGACTGCTACCTCCGGGAAGGCAAATACAAGGAAGCTGTTGACGTCATCAGCAGAGGACTCAAACTTGAACTGGAGCAGGGCCACATCAGACTTGCTCACAGAAAGCTGGCTCGAGCCTACAAAGAACTCGGAAATTCCGAAAAAGCACTTGAGCACATAACCATCTATACCCGCATGTCTGTCTGGCAGGATAAATTCACTCCGCAGAAAATTTCCGAAACAGAAACTTTCGTCGCAGAACTGAATCTACCGGATGAACAAAAAGACCTTGCGGTAGACAAAATCATGGAAGAATCCAACAAAGCCAAAGCCGGACCAGTCATTGAAGAAAGTCAGGAAGAAGAAACCGACATTCTAAACATGATCAGCTTTGGACTTATTTAG
- a CDS encoding transporter substrate-binding domain-containing protein — MALYMFHGQVVHAENILVEGDNNYPPYEYLKDGVPTGFNVDIIRAVAKASGLNIGINLRPWSEVIDNLEKGASDVVLGMYFSPARTELFDFSIPHNIISHSIFVRSGSDIRRLEDLHGKEILVQRSDIMHDYALEHYPDATIVPVADQGAALKLLSSGKHDAALLGKIQNLFRVAEEDLDNLETTGADFAFGKYCFAVRKGNAELLGRLNEGLNLIKKSGKYDEIYEKWFGVYERKSLYDKIIHYAFLVLTPLLTFLALTMLWVGLLRHKVMRKTELLREELRERHRVEQNLQEVQLYLSSVINSMPSIIIGVDKECRVNQWNLEAEKAYGLKLENVLKKELSEVVPDLIGELERVRTALKTGIKVVDPMVRRYVDKRVRYENITIYPLNEPGVEGAVIRIDDITDRMNFEQMVMQNEKMLSVGGLAAGMAHEINNPLAIILGNVQNITRQITPGLEANDLIAQECGTSIDAIHSYMERRGVSHKIESIFEAGVRSAKIVSNMLSFSRKSDKIKGRHSLPELLDMTIDLVSSSYSLKEKYDFKQIEIVREYESGVPAVWCESNEIQQVFLNLIRNGAEALQTKKYSSGGPRMVLRVKHAGGLVRVEIEDNGPGMDEIVSKRIFEPFYTTKEVGKGTGLGLSVSYFIVTEHHGGTMEVDSMPGEWTRFIIQLPIEEAKC, encoded by the coding sequence ATGGCTTTGTACATGTTTCATGGGCAGGTTGTGCATGCTGAAAATATTCTTGTGGAAGGAGATAACAATTATCCGCCATATGAATATTTAAAGGATGGCGTGCCAACTGGGTTTAATGTTGATATTATCCGCGCTGTGGCAAAAGCATCCGGGTTAAATATCGGTATTAACCTTCGTCCTTGGAGTGAAGTTATTGATAATCTCGAGAAAGGAGCCAGTGATGTAGTCCTTGGAATGTATTTTTCACCTGCCCGTACAGAACTTTTCGATTTTTCAATTCCACATAATATTATTTCCCATTCAATTTTTGTGCGTTCCGGTTCGGATATCAGAAGACTTGAAGATCTCCATGGTAAAGAAATTCTGGTTCAACGCAGTGATATCATGCACGATTATGCTTTGGAGCATTATCCGGACGCGACGATTGTTCCTGTAGCCGATCAGGGTGCGGCGTTGAAACTTCTGTCGTCCGGTAAGCATGATGCGGCGCTTCTTGGAAAGATACAAAATCTTTTTCGGGTCGCCGAAGAGGATTTGGATAATCTGGAGACCACCGGTGCGGACTTTGCTTTCGGCAAATATTGTTTTGCTGTCCGTAAAGGCAATGCTGAATTATTGGGTCGGTTGAACGAAGGATTGAACCTGATTAAGAAGTCAGGGAAATATGATGAAATTTATGAAAAATGGTTTGGTGTTTACGAACGGAAGAGTCTTTACGATAAGATAATACATTATGCTTTTCTGGTTCTTACACCACTTCTTACTTTTCTTGCGTTAACAATGCTTTGGGTTGGTCTTTTACGGCATAAGGTCATGCGGAAGACGGAGTTGCTGCGTGAAGAACTCAGGGAAAGGCACCGGGTTGAACAGAATCTGCAGGAAGTTCAGCTTTATCTTTCAAGTGTTATTAATTCAATGCCTTCCATCATTATTGGGGTGGATAAAGAGTGCAGAGTCAATCAGTGGAACCTTGAAGCTGAAAAAGCATACGGCCTTAAGCTTGAAAATGTTCTTAAAAAGGAGCTTTCTGAGGTTGTCCCTGATTTGATTGGTGAACTTGAACGAGTCCGTACTGCCTTGAAGACAGGCATAAAAGTTGTTGATCCTATGGTTCGACGGTATGTTGATAAGCGTGTCCGTTATGAAAATATTACTATCTATCCTTTGAATGAACCCGGTGTTGAAGGGGCGGTAATCAGGATTGATGATATTACTGACCGTATGAATTTTGAACAAATGGTGATGCAGAATGAAAAAATGCTTTCTGTCGGTGGGCTTGCCGCCGGAATGGCCCATGAAATAAATAATCCCTTGGCAATCATTCTGGGAAATGTTCAGAACATCACCCGTCAGATAACACCCGGACTGGAAGCTAATGATCTTATTGCTCAAGAGTGCGGAACATCAATTGATGCGATCCATAGTTATATGGAAAGGCGGGGGGTCTCCCATAAAATTGAAAGCATTTTTGAAGCAGGTGTGCGTTCTGCAAAGATCGTCTCGAATATGCTGAGTTTCAGCCGTAAAAGTGATAAAATTAAAGGCCGTCACAGCTTGCCTGAATTATTGGATATGACAATTGATCTGGTCTCAAGCAGTTACAGTTTGAAAGAAAAATATGATTTTAAACAGATTGAAATAGTCAGGGAGTACGAGTCCGGGGTTCCCGCTGTGTGGTGTGAGAGCAATGAAATTCAGCAGGTATTTTTGAATTTGATCAGAAATGGGGCTGAAGCTCTTCAGACAAAGAAGTATAGTAGCGGTGGGCCGCGTATGGTTTTAAGGGTAAAGCATGCCGGAGGACTGGTCAGGGTTGAAATTGAAGATAACGGTCCCGGCATGGATGAGATAGTAAGTAAAAGGATTTTCGAACCGTTTTATACTACGAAGGAAGTTGGTAAAGGGACTGGGTTGGGACTGTCTGTATCATATTTTATTGTTACCGAGCATCATGGCGGAACCATGGAAGTTGATTCCATGCCCGGAGAGTGGACCCGTTTCATAATACAATTGCCCATTGAAGAAGCGAAATGCTGA
- a CDS encoding universal stress protein, with protein MIFKKILIPVDDSKHSENAISYGASLAEMSGGKLIVLHCHRPVPTGLGEPNFQKAIDNATRESYAILEQKTAFLKDKNINHEEKIIGGSTAKAIKTVADTEKCDLIIMGSKGKSDLEGLVIGSVTHKVLHTAEIPVLVIK; from the coding sequence ATGATTTTTAAAAAGATATTAATTCCCGTTGACGATTCCAAACACTCCGAAAATGCAATCAGCTATGGAGCCTCTCTCGCGGAAATGTCCGGCGGCAAGCTGATCGTTCTTCACTGTCACCGCCCTGTCCCCACTGGACTGGGAGAACCTAATTTTCAGAAGGCCATCGACAATGCCACCCGTGAGTCCTACGCTATCCTTGAACAAAAAACCGCCTTTCTAAAAGACAAGAATATTAATCATGAAGAAAAAATAATCGGTGGTTCCACGGCAAAAGCAATCAAGACTGTTGCCGATACTGAAAAATGCGACCTGATCATTATGGGGTCCAAGGGAAAATCCGACCTTGAAGGACTTGTTATCGGCAGCGTAACCCATAAGGTCCTACACACAGCCGAAATCCCTGTTCTGGTTATTAAATAG
- a CDS encoding translesion error-prone DNA polymerase V autoproteolytic subunit yields the protein MKQFSAEILTPETARKIKLPLLLSEVIAGFPSPADDYIDRKMDLNEHLISNKAATFLIRAYGDSMIDANIKEGDILVVDRSMDAHNNSIIIAIFNGELTVKRIKQREGRLFLIPENPDYPLLEITEETSFEVWGVVTYIIHKAV from the coding sequence ATGAAACAATTCTCTGCAGAAATACTTACCCCTGAAACCGCAAGAAAAATTAAACTGCCGCTGCTTCTATCCGAAGTAATCGCAGGCTTCCCCTCCCCTGCTGATGACTACATCGATAGAAAGATGGACCTCAATGAGCACCTGATAAGCAATAAAGCAGCAACTTTTCTCATCCGGGCCTACGGCGACTCCATGATCGACGCCAACATCAAAGAGGGAGACATACTTGTTGTCGACCGCTCCATGGACGCCCACAATAACTCCATCATCATAGCCATATTCAACGGAGAACTTACTGTAAAACGGATCAAGCAACGAGAGGGAAGACTTTTCCTTATCCCGGAAAATCCGGATTACCCCCTGCTTGAAATAACAGAAGAAACTTCTTTTGAAGTTTGGGGAGTAGTAACTTACATCATCCACAAGGCAGTATAA
- a CDS encoding exopolyphosphatase, giving the protein MRLLTRSDFDGLACAVLLKEIGIMDNWMFVHPKDVQDGRYPGDPNDIVANVPYIEGCGYWFDHHSSEEERLDMKLDYKGMSKQAKSAARVIWEYFGGHEKFADKFDEMLHYVDKVDSGDITAEEVANPKGWILLGFIMDPRTGLGRYRHFQVSNYQLMEHLIDYCRELPIEDILELPDVKERVDLYFERDKQFREMLEERTEMFGNVAILDLREQEEIYPGNRFTLYSMYPECNISIQIIWGKMKQNTVFSVGHSILNRTSKVDVGSVMLKFGGGGHKQVGTCQVPHDEADAVLGQMVAMFMNKE; this is encoded by the coding sequence ATGCGGCTTTTGACACGATCAGACTTTGACGGCCTTGCCTGCGCTGTCCTGCTCAAAGAAATCGGAATCATGGACAACTGGATGTTCGTCCATCCCAAGGATGTGCAGGACGGACGCTACCCCGGCGACCCCAACGATATAGTTGCCAACGTTCCTTATATCGAAGGTTGCGGATACTGGTTTGACCACCACTCCAGCGAGGAAGAACGCCTCGACATGAAACTGGATTACAAGGGTATGTCTAAACAGGCCAAAAGTGCTGCCCGCGTCATCTGGGAATACTTCGGCGGTCATGAAAAATTCGCTGACAAATTTGATGAAATGCTCCACTACGTGGATAAAGTAGACAGCGGAGACATCACTGCCGAGGAAGTAGCCAACCCCAAGGGCTGGATACTGCTCGGCTTCATCATGGACCCGCGCACCGGACTGGGCAGATACAGGCATTTCCAAGTCAGCAACTACCAGCTCATGGAACACCTTATAGACTACTGTCGAGAATTACCCATTGAAGATATCCTAGAACTGCCCGACGTCAAGGAACGTGTCGACCTTTATTTTGAAAGGGACAAACAGTTCCGTGAAATGCTGGAAGAACGGACCGAGATGTTCGGCAATGTCGCCATTCTCGACCTGCGTGAACAGGAAGAAATCTACCCCGGCAACAGGTTCACCCTCTACTCCATGTACCCGGAATGCAACATCAGCATCCAGATCATATGGGGTAAAATGAAGCAGAACACCGTCTTCTCCGTAGGTCACAGCATCCTTAACCGCACCAGCAAAGTCGACGTGGGCAGTGTAATGCTCAAATTCGGCGGTGGCGGACACAAGCAGGTTGGAACCTGTCAGGTTCCTCACGACGAAGCCGATGCCGTCCTCGGCCAGATGGTCGCTATGTTCATGAATAAGGAATAA